Part of the Paeniglutamicibacter sulfureus genome, GATGCCATCGCGGAGCTCACGGGCCAGGAACGCGTGGACGCCTACAACCAGACACCCATCACCGACTAGCAACGAAGGGCGCAGACGTGGCAGACCCAAGAAGCTACCGCCCCGCGACGGGGGACATCCCGGTCAACCCCGGGGTGTACCGCTTCCGCGACGAAGTGGGACGGGTCATCTACGTCGGCAAGGCCAAGGTGCTGCGCTCCCGGCTGAACTCCTACTTCGCCAACCCGGCCGGGCTCACCCCCAAGACGCACGCCATGGTGCACACCGCCGTCTCCGTGGAGTGGACCGTCGTGGGCTCCGAGCTCGAGGCCCTCCAGCTGGAATACACCTGGATCAAGGAGTACAACCCGCGGTTCAACATCGTCTTCCGCGACGACAAGTCATACCCGTACCTCGCGGTGACCATGGGGGAGAAGTACCCGCGCGCCCAGGTGATGCGCGGGGACAAGCGCAAGGACACCAAGTACTTCGGGCCGTTCTACCCGGCCAAGGCCATCCGCGAAACCCTCGACACGCTGCTGCGTGTCTTCCCGGTCCGCAGCTGTTCGGCAGGGGTGTTCAAGCGCGCCGAATCCTCCGGGCGGCCCTGCCTGCTGGGCTACATCGACAAATGCGCGGCCCCCTGCGTGGGGCGCATCAGCCCCGAGGACCACAAGCAGCTCGCCGCGGACCTGTGCCAGTTCATGGGCGGTGAAGGCACCCGCTTCATCAAGGAGATCGAAGCCAAGATGGCCGATGCGGTCTCCAAGCTCGAGTACGAGCAGGCCGCCCGCCACCGCGACGACATCGCCGCGCTGCGTCGGGTCTTCGAACGCAACGCGGTGGTGCTGGCCGAAAACACCGAGGCCGACATCTTCGCCGTGCACGAGGACGAGCTCGAGGCAGCCGTGCAGGTCTTCCATGTGCGCAACGGGCGGATCCGGGGCCAGCGCGGCTGGGTCGTGGAAAAGGTCGAGGACTCGACCCCTGCCGAATTCATCGAGCACCTGCTCACCCAGGTCTACGGCGAGGCCGCCGGGGACGACAGGATTCCGCGCGAGGTGCTGGTTCCGGTGCTGCCGGAGAACACCGAGCAGGTGGCCGCGTGGCTGCACGAGCGCCGCGGCTCGGCCGTCTCGCTGCGCGTTCCCCAACGCGGGGACAAGGCGACGTTGGCCGAAACCGTGCGGGAAAACGCCGAGCAGTCGCTGCGCCTGCACAAGTCCCGGCGCGCCGGGGACCTGACCACGCGCTCGGCCTCGCTGCAGGAACTGCAGGACTCGCTCGGGCTTCCCACCCCGCTGCTGCGCATCGAATGCTATGACGCTTCCCACACCCAGGGCACCAACGTGGTCGCCTCCATGGTGGTGTTCGAGGACGGGCTGCCGAAAAAGAGCGACTACCGCAAGTTCGCGATCACCGGGGACGCTGCGCGGGATGACACCGCCTCGATGTACGACGTGATCTCCCGCCGCTTCAGGAACTACCTCGCGGAAATGGCCGACACCGTGCCGATGGTCAGCGGCGAAATCGACATCGCCGACGCCTCCGAACGACTGCCGGCGCGCAAGTTCGCCTACCCGCCCTCGCTGGTCATCGTGGACGGCGGTCCGCCGCAGGTCGCCGCCGCCTCCCGGGCGCTTGCGGACCTGGGCATCGACGACATCTACGTCGTCGGCCTGGCCAAGCGGCTGGAGGAACTGTGGCTGCCCGATGACGAGTTCCCGGTGATCCTGCCGCGGGCCTCCCACGCGCTGTACATGGTCCAGCGGATCCGCGACGAGGCGCACCGTTTCGCCATCACCTTCCACCGCCAGAAGCGCTCGGCCTCGATGACCACCTCACTACTTGACACCATCAACGGCCTGGGCCCGGCCAAGCGCGAGGCCCTGCGCAAGCACTTCGGCTCGATGAAAAAGATGCGCGCCGCCTCCGTCGAGGAACTCACGGCCGTTCCCGGCATCGGCCCGGTGCTTGCCGCCACGGTGCATGAGGCGCTGGCCGCCGCCGGCACCGGTGCGCCGGCAGTGAACATGACGACCGGAGAGGTACTTGACTAGCAGGTTGGGCGCGCAAAGGCGACTAGGCTAGGGGTCATGACCTCCGAGCTTGCCCCCGTGAAACCTCCCGAGTCCGAACTTCTGGTGATAACCGGCATGTCGGGTGCCGGCCGCACCACCGCCGCCCACGCGCTGGAAGACCACGGATGGTACGTGGTGGAAAACCTCCCCCCGACGCTGCTGGGCATGCTCACCGAGATCGTGGCCCACTCCGGGGGATCGATCCCCAAGCTCGCGGTGGTGATGGACGTGCGCTCCAAGTCGCTCTTCCCGCAGCTGCGCGAGAACCTGAACGCGCTGACCAGCGCCGGCATCGCCTACCGGGTGCTCTTCCTTGACGCGGCCGACGACCTTCTGGTGCGCCGCTTCGAACAGGGCCGGCGCCCGCACCCCTTGCAGGAGGACGAACGGATCGTCGACGGGATCAACCGCGAACGCGAGGTGCTGCGCGAGCTGAAGGAAGCCGCGGAGATCGTCGTGGACACCACCGAGATGTCGGTGCACGACCTGGCGCGCTCGATCACCGAGCTCTTCTCCGAGTCGGGCCCCATCGTGCTGCGGCTGAACGTGATGAGCTTCGGCTTCAAGTACGGGCTGCCCACCGATGCCAACTACGTGGCGGATGTCCGCTTCATCCCCAACCCGCACTGGGTCCCGGAACTTCGCCCGCACACCGGCAAGGAAAAGCAGGTCTCCGACTACGTGCTGTCGGCCAAGGGGGCGGCGGAATTCATCGAGCGCTACATCGGCGCCCTGGAACCGGTCTTCGAGGGCTACCGCCGGGAAAACAAGCACTACGCCACCATCGCGGTGGGTTGCACCGGCGGCAAGCACCGTTCCGTGGCCACGGCCGAGGAGATCGGGCGCCGGCTGGCCCAGCTGCCAAGCGTGCGGGTCAACATCACGCACCGGGACCTGGGGCGCGAGTAGTCCACCATGGCGTTTTTCACCGGCCCCATCCCCATCCAGCCCCCCGCACGTTCCGCCGAGGACAACCAGGTGGTGCGCGTCGTCGCCCTCGGCGGCGGCCACGGTCTCTCCGCCTCGCTGTCGGCGTTGCGCCGGCTCACCACCGACTTGACCGCCGTTGTCACGGTCGCCGACGACGGGGGCTCCTCCGGGCGCCTGCGCGAGGAACTCGACGTGCTGCCACCCGGGGACCTGCGCATGGCCCTTGCCGCCTTGTGCGACGACACCGACTGGGGGAGGACCTGGCGCGATGTCATGCAGCACCGCTTCACCTCCAAGCCGGGCACCAACGCCACGCTGGACCAGCACGCTGTCGGCAACCTGCTGATCGTGGCCCTGTGGGAATTGCTCAAGGACCCGGTGGCGGGGCTGCGCTGGGCAGGTGCACTGCTGGGCGCCCGCGGCCAGGTGCTGCCCATGAGCACCACCCCGCTGACCATCACCGGGGACGTGCTGCAGGAGGATGCCGGCACCGGTCTGGTGCGCAGGCGCATCTCCGGCCAGGCGAACCTGGCCGAGGCAGGGGAGAGCGCGCTGGTTTCCAATGTGCGCCTGGAACCCGCCGACGCCGCCGCCTGCACCGAGGCGCTTGACGCCATCGAGCTGGCTGACTGGGTCGTGTTGGGCCCCGGCTCCTGGTACACCTCGGTGCTGCCCCACCTGCTGCTGCCGGAAATGCGCGAAGCGCTGCAACAAACCCCTGCCCGCCGGCTGCTGACCATGAACCTCTCCACGACCACAGCCGAGACCGGCGGGATGGATGCGGCGGCGCACCTCGAGGTCATCTCCAGGTACGCTCCACAGCTGCGCCTGGACGCCGTATTGGCCGACCCGACGACGATTTCCGACCACGAGGCCTTCACCCAGGCCGCCGCCCGGCTAGGTGCCCGCACGTTTTTCGGTAAAGTAGGGGTTGGTGCCGGACGAGCAGTCCACGACCCCTTGAGACTTGCCGCCGCCTACCACGACGTGTTCACCACGTTCAGCACAGACGAGCCCAGCAGTTAGGAAACAATCCATGGCACTGACGGCTTCCGTCAAGGACGAGCTGTCCCGGCTTGAGATTCGGAGATCCTCCGAACGCAAGGCTGAGGTATCCACCATGCTGCGATTCTGCGGTGGACTCCACATCATCTCCGGACGCATCGTCATCGAGGCCGAGGTCGACCTCGCCTCCACCGCCCGGCGGCTTCGTGCCGCCATCGCCGAAGTCTACGGACACACCTCTGAAATCATCGTCGTCTCCGGCGGCGGCCTGCGCCGCGGCAACCGCTACGTGGTCAGGGTCGTCCGCGACGGCGAGTCCCTGGCGCGCCAGACCGGCCTGCTCGACGGGCGCGGCCGCCCCGTGCGCGGATTGCCCTCGGTCATCGTCAACGGTTCCACCGCCGACGCCGAGGCCGTGTGGCGCGGAGCGTTCCTCTCCCACGGCTCGCTGACCGAACCCGGGCGGTCCTCCGCACTGGAAATCACCTGCCCCGGCCCCGAATCGGCGCTCGCTCTGGTCGGTGCCGCGCGGCGCCTGGGCCTGGTGGCCAAGGCGCGCGAGGTCCGCGGCGTTGACCGCGTGGTCATCCGCGACGGCGAGGCCATTGCGCAGCTGCTCACCCGCATGGGCGCCCACGATGCGTTGATGGTCTGGGAGGAGCGCCGCATGCGCAAGGAAGTCCGTGCCACGGCCAACCGGCTGGCCAACTTCGACGACGCCAACCTGCGCCGCTCGGCCCAGGCGGCCGTTGCCGCCGGTGCCAGGGTCGACCGCGCGCTGGAAATCCTCGGCGAGGAAGTCCCCGAGCACCTCAAGTACGCCGGAGCCCTGCGCGTGGCGCACAAGCAGGCCAGCCTCGACGAGCTTGGCCGCATGGCGGAGCCGCCCATGACCAAGGACGCGATCGCCGGGCGGATTCGCCGGCTCTTGGCCATGGCCGACAAAAGAGCTTCCGAGTTGGGAATACCCGGCACCGAGGCGAGCGTTCCCTTGGATATGCTGGAGCACTGAAACCACGAGTTTTCCGCCAGCTGCGCGGAGATGCAGTAACGAAGAAGAGTGCGCCCGCGTCCCGCTGGGTGCCGAAGAGAATGAGGAGTCATTTTGGCTATTTATACCTTGCCTGAGCTGCAGTACGATTACGCGGCCTTGGAGCCGAACATTTCGGCGCGGATCATGGAGCTGCACCACTCGAAGCACCATGCTGCCTATGTGGCCGGTGCGAACACGGCGTTGGAGCAGCTGGCCGAGGCGCGGGAGAAGGGCGAGTTCGGGAACGTTCCGAAGTTGTCCAAGGACCTGGCGTTCCACTTGGGTGGTCACACGAACCACTCGATCTTCTGGAACAACCTTTCCCCGGAGGGCGGGGACAAGCCCGAGGGCGAGTTGGCTGCGGCGATTGACGACGCGTTTGGTTCCTTTGACGCTTTCCGTGCGCACTTCACGGCCGCGGCGATGAGCCTGCAGGGTTCGGGTTGGGCGTTGCTGGGCTTTGAGGGCCTGGGTGGCCAGTTGGTCATCGAGCAGTTGTATGACCAGCAGGGCAACGTGCCGGTGGCGACGACTCCGTTGTTGATGTTGGACATGTGGGAGCACGCGTTCTACCTGGATTACGTGAATGTGAAGGCCGATTATGTGAAGGCTTTCTGGAACATCGTGAACTGGGCCGATGTTTCGGCCCGCTTCGAGGCGGCGCGTGCCGGTGCCCCGAAGCTTGTCGTCCCCGGCAAGTAATCCGAGGACTTGGAGACGTAAGCCTCCTCACATTTATCGCCTCTATGGCGTAAGATGTAAACATCGAGTTTTGCGTGTCTTGCGGTTAATTCCGCAAGACACGCAATAACCCGGTCAGCATCCCAGCTGACGACACAACGGAGTGTCCAATTTTTTCCAAGCCACTCCGTTTCCTGTGTCCCAACACCGGGGCCCTCTTTTCGCGGCAGTGGCAACACCACTCTGTTTAGGAGAAATACACGTGACTACCCGTGTTGGCATTAACGGTTTCGGACGCATTGGTCGCAACTTCCTGCGAGCCAGCCTGGCTCATGGCGCAGACATCGAAGTTGTTGCAGTAAACGACCTGGGGTCCATCAACGACCTGGCCATGCTGGTCAAGTACGACTCGATCATGGGCCGCCTGGAAGAAGACGTGACCGTCGACGGCGCCTTCATCGTTGTGGGAAAGAAGCGCATCAAGGTCCTCTCGCAGAAGGATCCCGCCCACCTGGGCTGGGGCGAACTGGGAGTGGACGTCGTCATCGAGTCCACCGGCTTCTTCACGAAGGCCGCGGATGCCGAGAAGCACCTGCAGGCAGGCGCCAAGAAGGTCATCATTTCCGCGCCGGCTTCCAAGGAAGACATCACCATCGTCATGGGTGTCAACCACGAGAAGTACGAGGCCGACAAGCACCACATCATCTCGAACGCCTCCTGCACCACCAACTGCCTGGGCCCCGTGGCCAAGGTCCTTAACGACCAGTTCGGCATCGTCGACGGCCTGATGACCACCATCCACGCCTACACCGCAGACCAGCACCTGCAGGATTCCCCGCACAAGAAGGATCCGCGCCGCGCCCGCGCCGCCGCCTTGAACATGATCCCGACCTCCACCGGTGCAGCGAAGGCCATCGGCCTGGTCCTCCCGGAGCTCAAGGGCAAGCTCAACGGCTACGCCATGCGCGTCCCGGTTCCGACCGGCTCGGCCACCGACCTCACCGTGAACCTGGCCCGCGAGGCCTCCGTCGAGGAGATCAACGAGGCTTTCAAGAAGGCCGCCGAAGAGGGTCCGCTCAAGGGCTTCCTGAAGTACTCCGAGGATCCGCTGGTCTCCACCGACATCGTCCACGACCCGCACTCCGCGGTCTTCGATGCCGGCCTGACTTCCGTCATCGGCACCACCGCGAAGGTCGTCGCCTGGTACGACAACGAGTGGGCCTACTCGACCCGACTTGTTGACCTCACCGTTTATGTCGGCGCGCGTCTCGGTTAGTCCCGGACTCTTCCGATAGCCTAGTCAAATGACTTCCCACACTCTCGACGAATTGATCGCCGATGGTGTCCTTGGGCGGCGCGTTCTGGTCCGCAGTGACCTGAACGTGCCGCTCGATGGCCTCACCGTCACCGACGATGGGCGTATTCGCGCCTCCATACCCGTGGTGCAGAAGCTGGCCGAGGCCGGCGCACGCGTCATTGTCATGGCTCACCTGGGTCGCCCCAAGGGCGAACCCGACCCCCAGTACTCCATTGCCCCGGCGTCCACCCGGCTCGCCGAGCTCTCCGGGCTCGACGTGCGCACGGCCACCGACGTCGTGGGCCCCTCGGCCCGCCAACTGGCCGGGGAACTGACCGACGGCGCCGTCCTGGTCCTGGAAAATGTGCGCTTCGATGCGCGCGAGACCTCTAAAGAAGCCTCGGCACGCGCCGAATTCGCGGCGGAGCTCGCCGCGCTGACCGGCGAAGACGGCGCGTACATCAACGACGCCTTCGGTGCTGTGCACCGCAAGCACGCCTCGGTCTTCGACATCGCCGCACTGCTGCCGGCCTACCAGGGCGACCTGGTGGCCACCGAGGTGAAGGTGCTCAAGACCCTCACCGAGGCTCCCAAGCGCCCCTACGTGGTCGTGCTGGGCGGGTCCAAGGTCTCGGACAAGCTTGCCGTCATCGACAACCTGCTGGGCCGCGCCGACCACCTTCTGATCGGCGGCGGCATGGCCTTCACCTTCCTCAAGGCCCAGGGCCACGAGGTCGGCGGGTCCCTGTTGGAGGAAGACCAGCTCGAGACCTGCCGCGGCTACCTCAAGCGCGCCAAGGAACTGGGCTGCGACATCGTGCTGCCCACCGACGTGGTCGTGGCCTCCAAGTTCGGGGCAGATGCCGAGCACGAGGTGCTGGCCGCGGACAACATCACCGGCGGTGCCTTCGGCGCCACCGGCCTGGGCCTGGACATCGGTCCGGATTCCGGGGAGAAGTTCGCCAGCTACATCCGCAGTGCCAACACGGTGTTCTGGAACGGCCCGATGGGGGTCTTCGAGATCCCGGCGTTCGCCAACGGCACCCGTGCCGTTGCCGGTGCGCTGTCCGACTCGGAGGCATTCAGCGTCGTCGGCGGCGGCGACTCCGCCGCGGCCGTGCGCACGCTGGGTTTCCACGACGACGACTTCGGACACATTTCCACCGGCGGCGGTGCCTCCCTCGAGTACCTCGAGGGCAAGGAACTGCCCGGCCTGACTGCCTTGGAGGCGCGTAAGTGACCACATCCACGAATGGAAAATTCGACCGGAAGCCGCTGATTGCCGGCAACTGGAAGATGAACATGGACCACGTCCAAGGCATCACGCTTTTGCAGAAGCTGGCTTGGACCCTTGCCGACGCCGAGCACGACTTCGAGCGGGTCGAGGTGGCGGTCTTCCCGCCGTTCACCGACCTGCGCGGCGTGCAGACTCTGACCATGGGTGACAACCTGCCGGTGCGCTACGGCGCCCAGGACCTCTCGGCGCAGGACTCCGGTGCCTACACCGGGGAAATCTCCGGGCAGTTCCTCTCACGGCTCGGTTGCGCCTACGTGCTGGTGGGCCACAGTGAGCGCCGTGCGCTGCACGGGGAGTCCAACGAGCTGCTGGCCACCAAGGTCGCCGCAGCGTACCGCCACGGGCTGGTCCCGGTATTGTGCGTGGGCGAGGGACTTCAGATCCGCCAGGCCGGCACCCACGTTGAATACACGCTGGAACAGCTGCGCGGTTCGCTGGCAGGCATCACTGCGGAGCAGGCCGAGACCCTGGTGGTGGCCTACGAACCGGTGTGGGCGATTGGCACCGGCGAGGTGGCGGGACCGGCCGACGCGCAGGAACTCTGCGCGGCCATCCGCACCGAGCTCGCGCAGCTGTTCGGCGACGAGACGGCCTCCAAGGTCAGGGTCCTTTACGGCGGTTCGGTGAAGGCGTCGAACGTGGCGCAGATCCTGGCCGAACGCGATGTCGACGGCGTGTTGGTCGGAGGGGCATCCTTGGACGCCGCCGAGTTTGCTAATATTGTTAGGTTCGAGCACCACCTGGTGACCGACTAATCGCCACCGAGCTGATTGAAGGGCAATTATGGACGTCATCAAGTTGGTTTTGCAGATTTTGCTGCTCATCACGAGCCTGCTGCTTACGCTGCTGATCCTGCTGCACAAGGGTCGCGGCGGAGGCATGTCAGACATGTTCGGCGGTGGCATGACCACCTCGCTGGGTTCTTCCGGCGTCGCCGAGCGCAACCTCAACCGGGTGACCATCGTCCTGGGCATCATCTGGGCCGTCGTCATCATCGGGCTGGGCCTGGTCATGCGCTTCAGCGTGGAGTCCTAGCCCCCGGCACCCCAAGCAGCACAAAGCGCGGCCCGCCCTCGTCGAATCGACGAGGGCGGGCCGCGCTTTTGCGTTTGCCGGCTGTTGCTAGACCAGTGCCGCGGCGGCGGCATCCATGAGCCACCAGGTGCCCTGCGTGCCGGCGACCCCCGAGGCAGGGACGCGTTCACGTGTCACGGGAGCCTCGCCGAGGGCGACCCCTGCGGCCGGCGCCTTGTCGGCGCCCGCCACCACGAGCCACACGGCGCGGGCGGTGTTGATGGCATCAAAGGTCAGCGAGACGCGCAGCGGCGGCGGCTTGGGCGAATCGTGGACACCGATGACGGAGAGCCCGGTGCGGGTGGCGCCCTCGTGGTCGGGGAAGAGCGACGCGACGTGCGAATCCGGGCCCATGCCCAGCATCAGCACGTCGAAGACGGGAAGCGCGCCCGCGGTGCCCTCGGTGGCGGCTTCCTCGGCCAGCAGCTGCGCGTAGGCCCCGGCGGCGAGTTCGGGGGTGGCGAAGTCGTCGGGGGAGCCCATCGGGTGCACCCGGCCGCGGTCCAGCCCGTGGCCGTCGAGCACGCCCAGGAGCACCTCGGCCTGCACCGCGTTGCGGTCGGGGGAACCGGATTCGACGAAGCGCTCGTCGCCCCAGTAGATGTTCACCCGCGACCAGTCCACCGCGCCGAGGGCAGGGGAGGCGGCCACCTGTTCCAGGGACTTGATGCCCAGGGTGCCGCCGGTGAGCACGATGCTCGCCTCGCCGCGTGCGGCCTGCGCGTCGAGGATCGCGGTGACGAGCCGGGCCGCGACGGCCGCCGCGGTGGCTGGCAGGTCGGGATGGATGACGACGTGTCGCCTAGCGTTCACTGGCACGGATGCTCCTCAGGTTGGTGCGCTTCAGGCCCTCGCGCACGACCTCGCCGAATACCTCGTCCGGGTCCAGGCGACGCATTTCCTCGGCCAGGCAGTCTGCCACGGGGCGCTGCGGCAAGGAAATCAGCTGGGCCTTCTGGCCCGGCTGGTACAACTCGGCCACGTCCCCCGGAGGACGGGTCAACTCGACGTCCCCGGAGGGCAGGGAAAAGCGCACGGAGCGGACACCGGTGCCCTCGGGGGAGGAAGCGAGGGTCACCGGGATCTTCAGGCACAGCCGCAGCCAGGCCGCGAGCAGCACGGTGGAGGGGGAATCCACGGCACCGGTGACGGTCGCCGCGGTCACCTGCGCCGGGTCCAGCTGGTCGAAGACCGAGGCCAGCTGGGCGCGCCAGAGCGTCAGCCGGGTCCAGGCCAGGTCGGTGTCGCCTGCTCGGTAGGATTCGGCGAGCGAGAAGAGCGCGGCCCGTGGATCCGTCTCGGCGCCGGAATCGGTGATGCGGCGGTGCGCGATCTTTCCCAGCGGGCTGCCGGCGGCGTCCTTCGGCACCCCGTGCGGCCACCAGGCCACGATCGGGGCGTCGGGCAGCAGCAGCCCGGAGACCAGGGACTCGTCCACGTGCGCGTCGGGCCCGAAGGTGTGCAGCACGATGACCTCGGCGGCGCCGGCGTCCCCGCCCAGGCGGATCTGGGCGTCCAGCCGGGTCCTGCCGTCGGCAGCGCCCTGGACCACCACCACGATGCGGCAGGGGTGTTCGCGGCTGGCCAGGGAGGCAGCTGCAATGGCGTCTTCCTCGTACCCGGCACTGGTGATCACCAACAGGGTCAGCACGCGGGAGAGCGCTGAGGATCCCCCGGCCCGGCGCATGGTGACCAGTTCCTTGGAGATCTTCGAGGTCGTGGTGTCTTGCATCTGCACTATCA contains:
- the uvrC gene encoding excinuclease ABC subunit UvrC; its protein translation is MADPRSYRPATGDIPVNPGVYRFRDEVGRVIYVGKAKVLRSRLNSYFANPAGLTPKTHAMVHTAVSVEWTVVGSELEALQLEYTWIKEYNPRFNIVFRDDKSYPYLAVTMGEKYPRAQVMRGDKRKDTKYFGPFYPAKAIRETLDTLLRVFPVRSCSAGVFKRAESSGRPCLLGYIDKCAAPCVGRISPEDHKQLAADLCQFMGGEGTRFIKEIEAKMADAVSKLEYEQAARHRDDIAALRRVFERNAVVLAENTEADIFAVHEDELEAAVQVFHVRNGRIRGQRGWVVEKVEDSTPAEFIEHLLTQVYGEAAGDDRIPREVLVPVLPENTEQVAAWLHERRGSAVSLRVPQRGDKATLAETVRENAEQSLRLHKSRRAGDLTTRSASLQELQDSLGLPTPLLRIECYDASHTQGTNVVASMVVFEDGLPKKSDYRKFAITGDAARDDTASMYDVISRRFRNYLAEMADTVPMVSGEIDIADASERLPARKFAYPPSLVIVDGGPPQVAAASRALADLGIDDIYVVGLAKRLEELWLPDDEFPVILPRASHALYMVQRIRDEAHRFAITFHRQKRSASMTTSLLDTINGLGPAKREALRKHFGSMKKMRAASVEELTAVPGIGPVLAATVHEALAAAGTGAPAVNMTTGEVLD
- the rapZ gene encoding RNase adapter RapZ; translation: MTSELAPVKPPESELLVITGMSGAGRTTAAHALEDHGWYVVENLPPTLLGMLTEIVAHSGGSIPKLAVVMDVRSKSLFPQLRENLNALTSAGIAYRVLFLDAADDLLVRRFEQGRRPHPLQEDERIVDGINREREVLRELKEAAEIVVDTTEMSVHDLARSITELFSESGPIVLRLNVMSFGFKYGLPTDANYVADVRFIPNPHWVPELRPHTGKEKQVSDYVLSAKGAAEFIERYIGALEPVFEGYRRENKHYATIAVGCTGGKHRSVATAEEIGRRLAQLPSVRVNITHRDLGRE
- a CDS encoding gluconeogenesis factor YvcK family protein; amino-acid sequence: MAFFTGPIPIQPPARSAEDNQVVRVVALGGGHGLSASLSALRRLTTDLTAVVTVADDGGSSGRLREELDVLPPGDLRMALAALCDDTDWGRTWRDVMQHRFTSKPGTNATLDQHAVGNLLIVALWELLKDPVAGLRWAGALLGARGQVLPMSTTPLTITGDVLQEDAGTGLVRRRISGQANLAEAGESALVSNVRLEPADAAACTEALDAIELADWVVLGPGSWYTSVLPHLLLPEMREALQQTPARRLLTMNLSTTTAETGGMDAAAHLEVISRYAPQLRLDAVLADPTTISDHEAFTQAAARLGARTFFGKVGVGAGRAVHDPLRLAAAYHDVFTTFSTDEPSS
- the whiA gene encoding DNA-binding protein WhiA, whose protein sequence is MALTASVKDELSRLEIRRSSERKAEVSTMLRFCGGLHIISGRIVIEAEVDLASTARRLRAAIAEVYGHTSEIIVVSGGGLRRGNRYVVRVVRDGESLARQTGLLDGRGRPVRGLPSVIVNGSTADAEAVWRGAFLSHGSLTEPGRSSALEITCPGPESALALVGAARRLGLVAKAREVRGVDRVVIRDGEAIAQLLTRMGAHDALMVWEERRMRKEVRATANRLANFDDANLRRSAQAAVAAGARVDRALEILGEEVPEHLKYAGALRVAHKQASLDELGRMAEPPMTKDAIAGRIRRLLAMADKRASELGIPGTEASVPLDMLEH
- a CDS encoding superoxide dismutase, whose amino-acid sequence is MAIYTLPELQYDYAALEPNISARIMELHHSKHHAAYVAGANTALEQLAEAREKGEFGNVPKLSKDLAFHLGGHTNHSIFWNNLSPEGGDKPEGELAAAIDDAFGSFDAFRAHFTAAAMSLQGSGWALLGFEGLGGQLVIEQLYDQQGNVPVATTPLLMLDMWEHAFYLDYVNVKADYVKAFWNIVNWADVSARFEAARAGAPKLVVPGK
- the gap gene encoding type I glyceraldehyde-3-phosphate dehydrogenase — its product is MTTRVGINGFGRIGRNFLRASLAHGADIEVVAVNDLGSINDLAMLVKYDSIMGRLEEDVTVDGAFIVVGKKRIKVLSQKDPAHLGWGELGVDVVIESTGFFTKAADAEKHLQAGAKKVIISAPASKEDITIVMGVNHEKYEADKHHIISNASCTTNCLGPVAKVLNDQFGIVDGLMTTIHAYTADQHLQDSPHKKDPRRARAAALNMIPTSTGAAKAIGLVLPELKGKLNGYAMRVPVPTGSATDLTVNLAREASVEEINEAFKKAAEEGPLKGFLKYSEDPLVSTDIVHDPHSAVFDAGLTSVIGTTAKVVAWYDNEWAYSTRLVDLTVYVGARLG
- a CDS encoding phosphoglycerate kinase, coding for MTSHTLDELIADGVLGRRVLVRSDLNVPLDGLTVTDDGRIRASIPVVQKLAEAGARVIVMAHLGRPKGEPDPQYSIAPASTRLAELSGLDVRTATDVVGPSARQLAGELTDGAVLVLENVRFDARETSKEASARAEFAAELAALTGEDGAYINDAFGAVHRKHASVFDIAALLPAYQGDLVATEVKVLKTLTEAPKRPYVVVLGGSKVSDKLAVIDNLLGRADHLLIGGGMAFTFLKAQGHEVGGSLLEEDQLETCRGYLKRAKELGCDIVLPTDVVVASKFGADAEHEVLAADNITGGAFGATGLGLDIGPDSGEKFASYIRSANTVFWNGPMGVFEIPAFANGTRAVAGALSDSEAFSVVGGGDSAAAVRTLGFHDDDFGHISTGGGASLEYLEGKELPGLTALEARK
- the tpiA gene encoding triose-phosphate isomerase; amino-acid sequence: MTTSTNGKFDRKPLIAGNWKMNMDHVQGITLLQKLAWTLADAEHDFERVEVAVFPPFTDLRGVQTLTMGDNLPVRYGAQDLSAQDSGAYTGEISGQFLSRLGCAYVLVGHSERRALHGESNELLATKVAAAYRHGLVPVLCVGEGLQIRQAGTHVEYTLEQLRGSLAGITAEQAETLVVAYEPVWAIGTGEVAGPADAQELCAAIRTELAQLFGDETASKVRVLYGGSVKASNVAQILAERDVDGVLVGGASLDAAEFANIVRFEHHLVTD
- the secG gene encoding preprotein translocase subunit SecG — translated: MDVIKLVLQILLLITSLLLTLLILLHKGRGGGMSDMFGGGMTTSLGSSGVAERNLNRVTIVLGIIWAVVIIGLGLVMRFSVES
- the pgl gene encoding 6-phosphogluconolactonase; its protein translation is MNARRHVVIHPDLPATAAAVAARLVTAILDAQAARGEASIVLTGGTLGIKSLEQVAASPALGAVDWSRVNIYWGDERFVESGSPDRNAVQAEVLLGVLDGHGLDRGRVHPMGSPDDFATPELAAGAYAQLLAEEAATEGTAGALPVFDVLMLGMGPDSHVASLFPDHEGATRTGLSVIGVHDSPKPPPLRVSLTFDAINTARAVWLVVAGADKAPAAGVALGEAPVTRERVPASGVAGTQGTWWLMDAAAAALV
- a CDS encoding glucose-6-phosphate dehydrogenase assembly protein OpcA, with product MIVQMQDTTTSKISKELVTMRRAGGSSALSRVLTLLVITSAGYEEDAIAAASLASREHPCRIVVVVQGAADGRTRLDAQIRLGGDAGAAEVIVLHTFGPDAHVDESLVSGLLLPDAPIVAWWPHGVPKDAAGSPLGKIAHRRITDSGAETDPRAALFSLAESYRAGDTDLAWTRLTLWRAQLASVFDQLDPAQVTAATVTGAVDSPSTVLLAAWLRLCLKIPVTLASSPEGTGVRSVRFSLPSGDVELTRPPGDVAELYQPGQKAQLISLPQRPVADCLAEEMRRLDPDEVFGEVVREGLKRTNLRSIRASER